In Camelus bactrianus isolate YW-2024 breed Bactrian camel chromosome 10, ASM4877302v1, whole genome shotgun sequence, a genomic segment contains:
- the PTPRCAP gene encoding protein tyrosine phosphatase receptor type C-associated protein, whose protein sequence is MDLPCALGLWTLLALPGTLGSDGGAKDSGGSNSVTVVLLLLLLLLLVTGLALAWRRLSRDSGGYYHPARLGAALWGRTRRLFWASPPGRWLRTRAELESPDEEPERQEDEQDMEDDYDLGVSREEAESQEEEQRCGERPSPQQVSEPALEAHNDDAEGGLGLASQGPAGSGGSAEALLSDLHAFAGSAAWDDSDRAAGGQGLHVTAL, encoded by the exons ATG GACCTGCCCTGTGCCCTAGGGCTCTGGACACTGCTGGCCCTGCCGGGGACCCTGGGCTCAGATGGAGGTGCCAAGGACAGCGGCGGCTCCAACTCAGTCACTgttgtcctgctgctgctgctgctcctgctgctggtcactggCCTGGCACTGGCTTGGCGCCGCCTCAGCCGGGACTCGGGGGGCTACTACCACCCGGCCCGCCTGGGTGCCGCGCTGTGGGGCCGCACTCGTCGCCTGTTCTGGGCCAGCCCGCCAGGCCGATGGCTCCGGACCAGGGCTGAGCTGGAGTCGCCAGATGAGGAGCCAGAGCGGCAGGAGGATGAGCAGGACATGGAAGATGACTACGACCTGGGAGTTAGCCGGGAAGAGGCTGAATCCCAGGAAGAGGAGCAGCGATGCGGGGAGAGGCCCAGCCCACAGCAGGTCTCAGAGCCGGCTTTGGAGGCACATAACGATGATGCCGAagggggcctgggcctggcctccCAGGGGCCAGCAGGATCAGGGGGCAGTGCCGAGGCCCTACTGAGTGACCTGCACGCCTTTGCTGGAAGCGCAGCCTGGGACGACAGCGATagggcagctgggggccagggTCTCCACGTCACCGCACTGTAG
- the RPS6KB2 gene encoding ribosomal protein S6 kinase beta-2 isoform X2 — translation MSVYIFESWLERGGSWHPAKIVCNAKDTAHTRAERNILESVKHPFIVELAYAFQTGGKLYLILECLSGGELFTHLEREGIFLEDTACFYLSEITLALGHLHSQGIIYRDLKPENIMLNSQGHIKLTDFGLCKESIHEGAVTHTFCGTIEYMAPEILVRSGHNRAVDWWSLGALMYDMLTGSPPFTAENRKKTMDKIIKGKLALPPYLTPDARDLVKKFLKRNPSQRIGGGPGDAAEVQRHPFFRHINWDDLLARRMDPPFRPCLQSEEDVSQFDSHFTRQTPVDSPDDTALSESANQAFLGFTYVAPSVLDSIKEGFSFQPKLRSPRRLNSSPRTPISPLKFSPFEGFRPSPGPPEPMEPPLPPLLPAPPPPPPSSTAPLPIRPPSGTKKSKRGRGRPGR, via the exons ATGTCTGTGTACATTTTCGAGTCGTGGCTAGAGAGGGGAGGCTCCTGGCATCCA GCCAAGATTGTGTGCAACGCCAAGGACACGGCACATACACGGGCTGAGCGGAACATTCTAGAGTCAGTGAAGCATCCCTTCATTGTGGAACTGGCCTATGCCTTCCAAACTGGCGGCAAACTCTACCTCATCCTTGAGTGCCTCAGTG GTGGTGAGCTCTTCACACATCTGGAGCGAGAGGGCATCTTCCTGGAAGACACGGCCTG TTTCTACCTGTCAGAGATCACACTGGCCCTGGGCCATCTCCACTCCCAAGGCATCATCTACCGGGACCTCAAGCCTGAGAACATCATGCTCAACAGCCAGG GCCACATCAAACTGACCGACTTTGGACTGTGCAAGGAGTCGATTCACGAGGGCGCCGTCACCCACACCTTCTGTGGCACCATCGAGTACAT GGCCCCTGAGATTCTGGTGCGCAGTGGCCACAACCGGGCGGTGGACTGGTGGAGCTTGGGCGCCCTGATGTACGACATGCTCACTGGATCG CCACCCTTCACTGCAGAGAACCGGAAGAAGACCATGGACAAGATCATCAAAGGGAAGCTGGCGCTGCCCCCCTACCTCACCCCGGATGCCCGGGACCTCGTCAAAAAG TTTCTGAAGCGGAATCCCAGCCAACGGATTGGGGGTGGCCCAGGAGACGCTGCTGAGGTGCAG CGGCACCCCTTCTTCCGGCACATTAATTGGGACGACCTCCTGGCCCGCCGCATGGACCCCCCTTTCCGGCCCTGTCTG CAGTCAGAGGAAGACGTGAGCCAGTTTGACTCCCACTTCACAAGGCAGACACCAGTGGACAGTCCAGACGACACGGCACTCAGTGAGAGTGCCAACCAGGCCTTCCTG gGCTTCACGTACGTGGCACCCTCCGTGCTGGACAGCATCAAAGAGGGCTTCTCCTTCCAGCCCAAGCTGCGCTCCCCCAGGCGCCTCAACAGCAGCCCCCGGACCCCCATCAG ccccctGAAGTTTTCGCCCTTTGAGGGATTCCGGCCCAGCCCTGGCCCACCGGAACCCATGGAGCCTCCTCTACCTCCTCTCCTGCCAGCGCCCCCACCACCGCCACCCTCGAGCactgcccctctccccatccGACCCCCCTCAGGGACCAAGAAGTCCAAGAGGGGCCGTGGGCGCCCTGGGCGCTAG
- the RPS6KB2 gene encoding ribosomal protein S6 kinase beta-2 isoform X1, with protein MAAVFDLDLETEEGSEGEGEPELSSADVCPLAELRAAGLEPVGHYEEVELTETSVNPGPERIGPHCFELLRVLGKGGYGKVFQVRKVQGTNLGKIYAMKVLRKAKIVCNAKDTAHTRAERNILESVKHPFIVELAYAFQTGGKLYLILECLSGGELFTHLEREGIFLEDTACFYLSEITLALGHLHSQGIIYRDLKPENIMLNSQGHIKLTDFGLCKESIHEGAVTHTFCGTIEYMAPEILVRSGHNRAVDWWSLGALMYDMLTGSPPFTAENRKKTMDKIIKGKLALPPYLTPDARDLVKKFLKRNPSQRIGGGPGDAAEVQRHPFFRHINWDDLLARRMDPPFRPCLQSEEDVSQFDSHFTRQTPVDSPDDTALSESANQAFLGFTYVAPSVLDSIKEGFSFQPKLRSPRRLNSSPRTPISPLKFSPFEGFRPSPGPPEPMEPPLPPLLPAPPPPPPSSTAPLPIRPPSGTKKSKRGRGRPGR; from the exons ATGGCGGCGGTGTTTGACCTGGACCTGGAGACTGAGGAAGGCAGCGAGGGCGAGGGCGAGCCAGAGTTAAGCTCCGCG GACGTGTGCCCCCTTGCCGAGTTGAGGGCAGCTGGCCTGGA GCCAGTGGGACACTATGAGGAGGTGGAGTTGACTGAAACCAGTGTGAACCCGGGCCCTGAGCGCATTGGACCCCACTGCTTTGAGCTGCTGCGTGTGCTAGGGAAGGGGGGCTACGGCAAG GTGTTCCAGGTGCGAAAGGTGCAGGGCACCAATCTGGGCAAAATATATGCCATGAAAGTCTTAAGGAAG GCCAAGATTGTGTGCAACGCCAAGGACACGGCACATACACGGGCTGAGCGGAACATTCTAGAGTCAGTGAAGCATCCCTTCATTGTGGAACTGGCCTATGCCTTCCAAACTGGCGGCAAACTCTACCTCATCCTTGAGTGCCTCAGTG GTGGTGAGCTCTTCACACATCTGGAGCGAGAGGGCATCTTCCTGGAAGACACGGCCTG TTTCTACCTGTCAGAGATCACACTGGCCCTGGGCCATCTCCACTCCCAAGGCATCATCTACCGGGACCTCAAGCCTGAGAACATCATGCTCAACAGCCAGG GCCACATCAAACTGACCGACTTTGGACTGTGCAAGGAGTCGATTCACGAGGGCGCCGTCACCCACACCTTCTGTGGCACCATCGAGTACAT GGCCCCTGAGATTCTGGTGCGCAGTGGCCACAACCGGGCGGTGGACTGGTGGAGCTTGGGCGCCCTGATGTACGACATGCTCACTGGATCG CCACCCTTCACTGCAGAGAACCGGAAGAAGACCATGGACAAGATCATCAAAGGGAAGCTGGCGCTGCCCCCCTACCTCACCCCGGATGCCCGGGACCTCGTCAAAAAG TTTCTGAAGCGGAATCCCAGCCAACGGATTGGGGGTGGCCCAGGAGACGCTGCTGAGGTGCAG CGGCACCCCTTCTTCCGGCACATTAATTGGGACGACCTCCTGGCCCGCCGCATGGACCCCCCTTTCCGGCCCTGTCTG CAGTCAGAGGAAGACGTGAGCCAGTTTGACTCCCACTTCACAAGGCAGACACCAGTGGACAGTCCAGACGACACGGCACTCAGTGAGAGTGCCAACCAGGCCTTCCTG gGCTTCACGTACGTGGCACCCTCCGTGCTGGACAGCATCAAAGAGGGCTTCTCCTTCCAGCCCAAGCTGCGCTCCCCCAGGCGCCTCAACAGCAGCCCCCGGACCCCCATCAG ccccctGAAGTTTTCGCCCTTTGAGGGATTCCGGCCCAGCCCTGGCCCACCGGAACCCATGGAGCCTCCTCTACCTCCTCTCCTGCCAGCGCCCCCACCACCGCCACCCTCGAGCactgcccctctccccatccGACCCCCCTCAGGGACCAAGAAGTCCAAGAGGGGCCGTGGGCGCCCTGGGCGCTAG
- the CARNS1 gene encoding carnosine synthase 1 isoform X7 has translation MQGDVAVPATLAFTYKPPALLRGGDASPGLRLVELNGKEGQETLVKEEVGAFLHSEALGDALQVAVKLSGWRWRGRQALRLYPRTELDPVVDTVLALLEKLEEEESVLVEAVCPPARLPFPGSPPPGPELALRICAVVCRTQGDRPLLSKVVCGVGRGDRPLRHQNSLPRTLEVALAQCGLGEASQVTDMRRRVKAAAEAALAAVLALEAGLSAEQRGGRQARTDFLGVDFVLTVAGRALTPVALELNGGLCLEACGALEGLWAAPRPGLVAEEAAAAPLVETMLRRSARYLMEGKQLLLLGAGGVSKKFVWEAARDYGLKVPSYGPAPSKSSSQCVAVLWFLQLHLVESDPNHFASQLVQTFIHFDVTEHQRDEENARLLAELVRARGLQLDGCFSYWDDCLVLTALLCQELGLPCSPPAAMRLAKQKSRTQLHLLCRHGPPWPAPSLYAVPCCPLESEADVDKAVRQVPLPGVMKLEFGAGAVGVRLVEDAPQCHEHFSRIARDLQGEADHPGIGLGWGNAMLLMEFIEGTEHDVDLVLFGGRLLAAFVSDNGPTRLPGFTETAACMPTGLAPEQEAQLVQAAFRCCLGCGLLDGVFNVELKLTGAGPRLIEINPRMGGFYLRDWILELYGVDLLLAAAMVACGLRPALPAHPRARGHLVGIMCLVSQHLQVLSSTTSRETLQALHDQGLLRLNLLEEALVPGEYEEPYCSVACAGPSPAEARLRLLGLCQGLGIDGPHYPIAYFLSHFK, from the exons GGGGCCTTCCTGCACTCCGAGGCCCTGGGTGATGCCCTGCAG GTAGCCGTGAAGCTCAGTGGCTGGCGCTGGCGGGGACGGCAGGCTTTGCGTCTGTACCCACGAACAGAGCTGGACCCAGTGGTGGACACAGTGCTGGCACTGCTGGAGaaactggaggaggaggagagtgtCCTGGTTGAGGCTGTGTGCCCACCTGCCCGACTCCCTTTCCCAG GTAGTCCCCCACCTGGCCCTGAGCTGGCTCTGCGTATCTGTGCTGTGGTGTGTCGGACACAGGGTGACAGGCCCTTGCTGAGCAAG GTGGTATGCGGAGTGGGCCGTGGGGACCGGCCTCTGCGGCACCAGAACTCCTTGCCACGTACGCTGGAAGTGGCGCTAGCCCAGTGCGGCCTGGGTGAGGCCTCGCAGGTGACGGATATGCGGCGGCGCGTGAAGGCGGCGGCCGAGGCTGCGCTAGCCGCCGTGCTGGCCCTGGAGGCTGGCCTGAGCGCTGAGCAGCGCGGCGGGCGCCAAGCCCGCACTGACTTCCTCG GGGTGGACTTTGTCCTGACGGTGGCTGGCCGCGCGCTGACCCCCGTGGCCCTGGAGCTGAACGGAGGCCTATGTCTGGAGGCGTGCGGCGCGCTCGAGGGGCTGTGGGCCGCACCGCGCCCGGGGCTGGTGGCCGAGGAGGCGGCGGCCGCGCCGCTGGTGGAGACAATGCTGAGGCGCTCGGCGCGCTACCTCATGGAGGGAAAACAGCTGCTGCTGCTCGGCGCCGGCGGCGTTAGCAAGAAGTTCGTGTGGGAGGCGGCGCGCGACTACGGGCTCAAG GTCCCATCCTATGGCCCAGCGCCCAGCAAAAGCTCATCTCAGTGTGTTGCCGTCCTGTGGTTTCTGCAGCTGCACCTGGTGGAGTCGGACCCCAACCACTTTGCGTCCCAGCTGGTGCAGACCTTCATCCACTTTGATGTAACAGAGCACCAGAGGGATGAGGAGAATGCACGGTTGTTGGCGGAGCTGGTGCGGGCACGTGGCCTGCAGCTAGATGGCTGCTTTTCCTACTGGGATGACTGCCTGGTGCTCACAGCCTTGCTCTGCCAGGAGCTGGGTCTGCCCTGCAGCCCGCCGGCCGCCATGCGCCTGGCCAAGCAGAAGAGCCGCACCCAGCTGCACCTGTTGTGCCGCCATGGCCCACCCTGGCCCGCGCCCTCCCTCTATGCTGTGCCCTGCTGTCCACTGGAGAGTGAGGCTGACGTGGACAAGGCTGTCCGCCAGGTACCCCTGCCAGGTGTCATGAAGTTGGAGTTTGGGGCAGGCGCTGTAGGTGTACGGCTAGTGGAGGATGCGCCACAGTGCCACGAGCACTTTTCCCGGATCGCCCGTGACCTGCAGGGCGAGGCCGACCATCCCGGcattgggctgggctggggcaatGCCATGCTGCTAATGGAGTTCATTGAGGGCACTGAACACGATGTGGATCTGGTGTTGTTTGGTGGGCGACTGCTGGCTGCCTTCGTGTCTGACAATGGCCCCACACGGCTGCCTGGCTTCACTGAGACGGCCGCGTGTATGCCCACTGGGCTGGCACCAGAGCAGGAGGCGCAGCTGGTGCAGGCAGCTTTCCGCTGTTGCCTGGGCTGCGGGCTGCTGGATGGTGTCTTCAATGTGGAGCTCAAGCTGACTGGGGCTGGGCCGCGGCTCATCGAGATCAACCCCCGCATGGGCGGCTTCTACCTACGAGACTGGATCCTGGAGCTTTATGGTGTGGACCTCCTGCTGGCTGCTGCTATGGTGGCCTGTGGCCTGCGGCCCGCCTTGCCTGCCCACCCACGCGCCCGTGGTCACCTGGTGGGCATCATGTGCCTGGTGTCCCAGCACCTGCAGGTCCTGAGTTCCACCACCAGCCGCGAGACCCTGCAGGCTCTTCACGACCAGGGCCTGCTGCGCCTCAATCTACTGGAGGAGGCCCTGGTGCCTGGCGAATATGAGGAACCCTACTGCAGCGTGGCTTGTGCTGGGCCCAGCCCGGCCGAGGCCCGTCTCCGCCTGCTGGGCCTCTGCCAGGGCCTCGGCATTGATGGGCCCCACTACCCCATTGCCTACTTCCTGTCCCACTTCAAATAG